ACTATGGAATAAATTATAGGAAAGATAAAGTATTCCACTTTTGGCTGCAGATCCACTGGAAGCCCTTTTAGGTCCCCTGGGGGTCTCCGGAGACCACAACTAGTcaaaatacagagagaaaacTACAACAATAAATCAAGCGTCAGCACTAAAACTATTActaatatatacaatacatgattatgttattatgtaGCGTATACACTACATAATGTTCTGTTAGTAGCAagtttatgttttctgttgacatTGAGACTTGTTTCTTGTTgacttttaattttgttgtgAACACAGCAACTTGACTGATCTCTTCTCTGATTGGACGATCATGCCTACGCTCAAACGGACCAATCACGGAGCAGCAAGGTAGATATAATGCCGGTTTAGGCAACGTGGAAATACTTGTCTTGTAAAAGAGTATACAAGAAACACGTAAAATGTCTGGACGGGGAAAAACCGGAGGAAAGGCAAGAGCTAAGGCGAAGACCCGCTCCTCTCGTGCCGGGCTCCAGTTCCCAGTCGGCCGTGTGCACAGGCTGCTCCGTAAGGGAAACTACGCTCAGCGCGTGGGAGCCGGCGCCCCCGTCTACCTGGCGGCTGTGCTGGAGTACCTCACCGCTGAGATCCTGGAGCTGGCTGGAAACGCTGCCCGCGACAACAAGAAGACCCGGATCATCCCCCGCCACCTGCAGCTGGCTGTCCGCAACGACGAGGAGCTCAACAAGCTGCTCGGCGGAGTGACCATCGCTCAGGGCGGCGTGCTGCCCAACATCCAGGCCGTCCTGCTGCCCAAGAAGACCGAGAAGCCCGCCAAGAAGTAAACCCCCGGAACCGGCTTTAACCAACACAACAAcggctcttttaagagccacccACATCCCACTAAAGACAAATCCTTATTTAAACCAGTAAATGATGTTATTCGttaataaagtaattaaaatgtgattatatGTGTCCTCTGTGTGAGTTTAGTTGCTGTATAAATCTCACTCCTCCAGGCAAATTGAGTCTTCTCATTGTGGATTGTATTCACAATACCAAGATTAATAATAGTGTTATTAATCCGGTGAGTAGCCTTCACATTTCTGTGTCAAGCATGGAATCATAATTTACACTGCATATGCCTGTGATACCTTTTTTGAGCCTGTGTATATGAACACATCGGTTGTGAGATTGTCTTTACTATAAAAGTAAACGTATCTACCATGTAGGTTTATACACATTCAAATCACgtaatgtaaatgtttctcATCTTTTAATTCTATTAAGGTTCCTACATATGTGTCAAAGTAGCCTAGGCTACAGATTGCGTCTTTGATGTTGAAGTCAAAATAGGAATACTCTGAGGATGATTTGGTGGCGTTTGGAGCAGCAGACAGGTAAGCAGCCTACGTGTATAGGCCTACACATTAGTTTTTGCTGGCGTGTGCAGAAGATCGTGACAATAAGTAACATATAGGTTTGTTATATAAAGCTGGTTTAGAATAAGTAGACTTAACTTGAGATATTAATTTTAGATAGAGACGAGTGGGCTTTTTAAATGAGAATTGAGTGTAACAATTTGAAAACGgagtttttgtatttcttaaatGTGTTTACTCCACATTCAGATCACGTTATAGCCTACAAGTATTTCCtttctgtaaatgtaatcaAGCGCATAAGTGTAAAATGTCATACAAAGTAGCCTAGGCTACAGATTGCGCCTTTGATGTTGAAGACAGAATAAGAATACTCTTTAAGGAGGATTtggtggctcttaaaagagcctttgtggttgtgtgtggaGCAGCAGACAGTTTAAGCCCTCTCTCCGCGGATGCGCCGGGCCAGCTGGATGTCTTTGGGCATGATGGTGACCCTCTTGGCGTGGATGGCGCACAGGTTGGTGTCCTCGAACAGGCCGACCAGGTAAGCCTCGCTGGCCTCCTGCAGAGCCATGACGGCGGAGCTCTGGAAGCGCAGGTCGGTCTTGAAGTCCTGAGCGATTTCTCTCACCAGGCGCTGGAAGGGCAGCTTGCGGATCAGCAGCTCCGTGGATTTCTGGTAGCGACGGATCTCCCTCAGAGCCACGGTACCGGGCCTGTAACGGTGAGGCTTCTTCACGCCGCCGGTGGCCGGGGCGCTCTTACGGGCAGCCTTGGTGGCCAGCTGCTTCCTGGGGGCTTTGCCTCCGGTAGACTTACGAGCGGTCTGCTTGGTTCTCGCCATTTTAGcctctctgtcttctctgcGTTCACAGATCAAGTTAGAATACAACGCGGGCTGATCAGCGGCTTTATAAAGGAACTGCCAGAGCCAGGGCGACGCTGATTGGTCCAGACCAGGAGACACGCGGGCTGTAGCTACGTAACTATTGGACAAAGGAAAACTCACACAGCAGCTGCATCAATGTTACAATAAATAGGCTACAGGTtgggatagatagatagatagatagatagatagatagatagatagatagatagatagatagatagatagatagatagatagatagatagatagatagatagatattacgTTAGTATTTGATCTAATGTAAcctacttctttctttttttacaattagtTTCTTCCATTGACATATAAGCTATGGTCCTCATGTGAGTTCCTgactttaacagaaaaaaatgggaaattatggtgtattttatatttatatatgaaatatataaacatatatttcatagtatttcatatttatatattatataaacaaTAACAGGAATAAGATGAAACCAATGTCAATATTAACCTATGATTGAATTGATCACTTGGTTCTGATTTCTTGAAGAAAAATGATTTCTCACACATTTTACTTAGCATTAAATAACTTTAGGTTcacagtttatttaatttaagaaatttGTAgaatttataaaacattaaattgtcAAGTAATCCTTTCAGTATGTCATTTTATTACACATGTTCATGTGTAGGCTACTCTGGGATTATTATAGTTCATTTCTTTCTAATCTGATTAAATCGGCctaacctttttaaaacaacatgacGGATCACAAGTTGTCTAAGTGGACGTTGAAACCTGATTACACCGTTACATAGTTATAGGTATCTATGCTTATTTAGTAAATGTTTAGCCAGGTCTCCCTTAATAAAACTGTTAACAGCCTAAAGGTTTTACCTCCATATTAAATAAAGATCCCATTGAGATCACACAATCTGAAACACAACCAGGGAATCAGGTGTTAGGTTGATAAACGGAGGGTGGATTATCAATTGTTTCCtccttttaaatattataatattaactGTGGTTTCAAATGTCTGCCATTGCATTTCTTGTCTCTCCTGAAAAACAGGATTAATCTCAATGGGACTGAAAtatattcaaaatcaaaacgTTGTGTGTCATAATATGACTTACAGTCCAAAAAAGATCCATTGAGTATGAAGTGTGAAACAATAGTGTTGATCATCACATGCTTCTTCTTTTGAACATGGACCACCTATTCAGATTATTGAATGTGATGATTTAGATCAAAGTGTTCCTAAAAATTACTATATATTCATACgtttttatataaaaagggCAAAATGATTTAGGAAAAAGGTTTCTTTACTTTACTCACTTGCGCCATCTTGTGCTGATCAGAAGTCAAAGCACTGAAGGAGCAAATTGGTAAATGTattctgattatttttgttcttattttaatgtagctacaaatacatttctcttcatttgcatatttggaTCAACGTGTTTTGATTgattaaaacaagacatgat
The Etheostoma cragini isolate CJK2018 chromosome 4, CSU_Ecrag_1.0, whole genome shotgun sequence genome window above contains:
- the LOC117942840 gene encoding histone H2A-like, which produces MSGRGKTGGKARAKAKTRSSRAGLQFPVGRVHRLLRKGNYAQRVGAGAPVYLAAVLEYLTAEILELAGNAARDNKKTRIIPRHLQLAVRNDEELNKLLGGVTIAQGGVLPNIQAVLLPKKTEKPAKK